The following coding sequences are from one Methanohalophilus halophilus window:
- a CDS encoding prephenate dehydrogenase, with the protein MKILIIGGTGEMGQWFATFFKSRGYEVWISGKSGKMEVAERLGVHFTAEPDIVIPTCDIVIVSVPINITPTLIEQTGPKMKKGSLLMDLTSLKKKPVEAMKRYVPENVEFLGTHPMFGPSIPSLQGQTFILTPVDGRCERWFDHIFNLLSEEEASIEVITPDEHDHFVSIVQGLTHFAYITIGATMQKLDFDVKGSRRFMSPVYDIMLDFVGRILGQNPELYALIQMENPEVIRVHDIFIERCRHFSSMVRSHDTGQFCEDMKAAALHFGDTSSALRRSDKLINSKVAEFEELVHSTGHERGLLHIYSGKMHVGIVKKVTSSNVTLKEGKKELQLKIGNIRILSADELNHWKENKLKPTLRDISVFIPRSARPFTIQQILDCRIDGVKVETIDTYPHKKGPSATFRLNIRGDLDAYEIHREMEELLEGMGCSLRK; encoded by the coding sequence TTGAAAATACTCATCATTGGCGGCACCGGGGAAATGGGCCAGTGGTTTGCAACCTTTTTCAAAAGCCGGGGATATGAAGTATGGATCAGTGGGAAAAGTGGAAAAATGGAAGTTGCCGAAAGACTTGGTGTCCATTTTACAGCTGAGCCTGACATTGTAATCCCGACATGTGACATTGTGATAGTTTCAGTACCAATCAACATAACACCCACCCTTATAGAACAGACTGGGCCTAAAATGAAAAAGGGAAGTTTGCTCATGGACCTGACATCGCTGAAGAAAAAACCTGTTGAGGCCATGAAAAGATATGTTCCTGAAAATGTAGAGTTTCTGGGAACCCATCCAATGTTTGGGCCTTCTATTCCCTCCCTGCAGGGCCAGACCTTTATCCTCACACCTGTAGATGGCAGATGTGAAAGATGGTTTGACCATATATTCAACCTCTTAAGTGAAGAAGAGGCGAGTATAGAAGTCATAACTCCCGATGAACATGACCACTTTGTATCCATTGTGCAGGGACTCACCCATTTTGCCTATATTACCATTGGCGCGACCATGCAGAAGCTGGATTTTGATGTGAAAGGTTCCCGGCGTTTTATGAGTCCGGTATATGATATAATGTTAGACTTTGTGGGACGTATCCTGGGGCAAAACCCCGAACTTTATGCCCTGATACAGATGGAAAATCCTGAAGTTATCCGTGTACATGACATATTTATAGAGCGATGCAGACATTTTTCTTCAATGGTACGTTCCCATGACACAGGGCAATTCTGTGAAGACATGAAAGCAGCAGCCCTCCATTTTGGCGACACGTCCTCTGCCTTACGTCGCTCGGACAAACTCATAAACAGCAAGGTAGCCGAATTCGAGGAACTCGTACACTCCACAGGTCATGAAAGGGGACTTTTGCACATATATTCCGGAAAGATGCATGTTGGAATTGTGAAAAAGGTTACTTCAAGTAATGTAACCCTTAAAGAAGGGAAAAAGGAACTGCAACTCAAAATCGGTAACATAAGAATCCTGTCAGCAGATGAACTGAATCACTGGAAAGAGAATAAACTCAAACCAACCCTGCGCGACATCTCTGTTTTCATTCCCCGTTCAGCCAGGCCTTTTACGATACAACAAATCCTGGATTGTCGCATAGATGGTGTAAAAGTCGAAACTATCGATACCTATCCACACAAAAAGGGTCCGAGTGCAACCTTCCGTTTAAACATACGCGGCGATCTGGACGCCTACGAAATACACAGGGAAATGGAAGAATTACTGGAAGGCATGGGATGTAGCCTGCGCAAGTAA
- a CDS encoding bifunctional 5,6,7,8-tetrahydromethanopterin hydro-lyase/3-hexulose-6-phosphate synthase, which yields MMLIGEALIGEEPELAHIDLMIGDKEGPVGQAFATGMTQLSAGHTPLLSVIRPNLPTKPSTLIVPKVTVKNMDQASQIFGPAQAAVSKAVADAVEEEIVPKEKADDLVIVASVFIHPQALDYNRIYRYNYGATKLALKRAMENFPAVDTVLDEKDKGSHAIMGFKVSRLWDPPYLQVALDNPNLEAVLNVVRQLPKSDHLILEAGTPLIKRYGVDVITKLREVKPDAFIVADLKTLDTGNLEARMVADATADAIVVSALAPVPTLEKAISEAHKTGIYAVMDTLNHPDPMDVLEKLNELPDVVELHRAIDVEDTAYAWGSIEAIKELSPKILVAVAGGVRVHTIPDALKAGADVLVVGRAITNSKDIRQSAEQFVEGLNKPEIDQFRVMTDF from the coding sequence ATGATGTTAATTGGAGAAGCACTTATTGGCGAGGAACCCGAACTCGCACATATTGATCTTATGATCGGTGATAAGGAAGGACCTGTTGGGCAGGCCTTTGCCACCGGTATGACTCAGTTATCCGCAGGGCATACTCCCCTGCTTTCTGTGATCAGGCCGAACCTACCCACAAAACCTTCCACCCTCATCGTTCCCAAGGTAACTGTAAAGAATATGGACCAGGCATCCCAGATATTTGGTCCTGCACAGGCAGCGGTTTCAAAAGCGGTTGCAGATGCCGTGGAAGAAGAAATTGTGCCCAAAGAAAAAGCAGATGATCTTGTGATCGTGGCCAGTGTGTTCATACACCCTCAGGCTTTGGATTACAACCGCATCTACAGGTATAATTACGGTGCTACCAAACTTGCACTGAAAAGGGCAATGGAAAATTTCCCTGCCGTAGACACTGTACTGGATGAAAAGGACAAGGGTTCCCATGCAATTATGGGATTCAAGGTTTCCAGACTATGGGACCCTCCATATCTGCAGGTAGCACTGGATAATCCGAATCTGGAAGCAGTGCTCAATGTTGTAAGACAGCTGCCCAAGAGTGACCACCTCATCCTTGAAGCGGGCACCCCTCTGATCAAACGTTACGGTGTGGATGTAATCACCAAACTGCGTGAAGTCAAACCGGATGCTTTCATCGTGGCTGACCTGAAGACACTGGATACCGGTAACCTTGAGGCACGTATGGTGGCAGATGCCACAGCTGATGCAATTGTGGTTTCCGCCCTTGCACCGGTACCAACTCTTGAAAAGGCAATATCCGAGGCTCACAAGACGGGAATCTATGCGGTAATGGATACACTCAACCATCCGGATCCGATGGATGTACTGGAAAAACTCAATGAGCTTCCTGATGTTGTGGAGCTTCACCGCGCCATAGATGTAGAGGATACCGCTTATGCATGGGGTAGCATTGAGGCTATCAAGGAACTGTCGCCTAAGATCCTTGTGGCAGTCGCCGGTGGGGTGCGTGTGCATACAATCCCTGATGCTCTCAAGGCAGGTGCGGATGTCCTTGTTGTCGGACGTGCAATTACCAATTCCAAGGATATACGCCAGTCTGCAGAACAGTTTGTCGAAGGTCTGAATAAGCCCGAGATAGACCAATTCAGGGTAATGACTGATTTCTGA
- a CDS encoding transcriptional regulator, which produces MVSEVEMNNILVALNEINDKLDRLLFQQDSSSHVSQEDDLNELDVMTLLSLPDHLRTTATVLFEMGTATAAQISEKTSKERAVESNYLNQLVRMGHVHKYRNGRKVFFSVQLP; this is translated from the coding sequence ATGGTTTCTGAAGTTGAAATGAACAATATTCTTGTAGCTTTGAATGAAATCAACGATAAGCTCGACAGGCTGTTATTCCAGCAGGATTCTTCGTCTCATGTTTCACAGGAAGATGATTTAAATGAGCTCGATGTAATGACTCTTCTTTCCCTGCCGGATCATTTGCGCACAACAGCTACCGTCTTATTTGAAATGGGAACTGCAACCGCTGCACAGATTTCGGAAAAAACATCAAAGGAAAGAGCAGTTGAAAGCAATTATCTCAATCAGCTTGTGCGCATGGGTCATGTACATAAGTACAGAAATGGCAGAAAAGTCTTTTTTTCAGTTCAATTACCATAA
- a CDS encoding deoxycytidylate deaminase, with protein MPYRPSVDEYFLEIATVIAKRSTCLRNRVGAVIVRDKQILSTGYNGAPSNMEHCLDIGCIRQKNNIESGTRHEKCRAVHAEQNAIIQAALHGAGIEGATLYCTHQPCILCTKMIINSRINRVVYLTSYPDTDALDFFNDAGVEIINLPVSRLLGNA; from the coding sequence ATGCCATATAGACCATCCGTTGACGAATATTTTCTTGAAATAGCCACCGTTATAGCCAAAAGATCCACATGTCTTCGCAACCGGGTGGGAGCGGTTATCGTACGGGATAAACAGATCCTTTCCACCGGTTACAACGGAGCCCCGAGTAATATGGAACACTGTCTGGATATCGGATGTATCCGGCAAAAAAACAATATCGAATCAGGCACACGTCATGAGAAATGCCGGGCAGTGCATGCCGAACAGAATGCCATTATACAGGCAGCATTGCATGGAGCTGGAATCGAAGGGGCAACTCTCTACTGTACACACCAACCCTGCATCCTGTGTACCAAAATGATAATCAATTCCCGAATAAACCGGGTGGTTTACCTGACATCATATCCGGATACTGATGCTCTGGATTTCTTTAATGATGCGGGAGTGGAGATAATAAATCTGCCAGTATCAAGACTTCTTGGAAATGCGTAA
- a CDS encoding preprotein translocase subunit SecD, whose amino-acid sequence MSEEKPKGLLSDWRIRIFILAILISLVAIQPWYSSDDGFNSNLNYGLDLEGGSWLQVSLQGAVIQADVDEGLTASAIIEKAIGSPVTVKNVVQTSDRSRLSIALETEGEITQSYLNLLGFSDSSITQRGDTYEITIYTTKQQLISTYLSEEFGSEVVPYATPDGIEYEIRTKADQETVESLLEDVNGFLLTDENGNKIYRQGVRTETRDLTVDILSEKFNALGLRDIPVRTVGDDYILIDFAGVDLTTAKEIAQQPGKFEIRMQVEGNNTRHVLYGDSISSVGIPSQQDGQWYTPFTLSREGAVALQQVAIETGAVNDPNSHWLYMYLDDEEVYGAPLSPSAASSLRTTPIASWQASTGVDEDSKTQAEQLQIHLRAGALPVNVELVGSGQVDASLGDQFKLQAIIAGLLSMLAVAGVVYRRYGKKQILVPMVATSVSEVLMILGFAAAVGWQLDLPSIAGIIAVIGTGIDHLVIITDEVLYEGKLPPTKVYLSRITRAFSIIFAAAATTIIAMSPLVVMGFGALKGFAITTIVGVLIGVLIARPVYGKVIKEVLQEDGEVQ is encoded by the coding sequence ATGAGTGAAGAAAAGCCAAAAGGTCTCTTAAGTGATTGGAGAATACGCATCTTTATCCTTGCAATTTTGATTTCGCTTGTTGCAATCCAGCCATGGTACTCATCTGATGATGGTTTTAACTCCAATCTTAATTACGGTCTTGATCTGGAAGGCGGCTCCTGGCTTCAGGTAAGCCTGCAGGGAGCTGTTATTCAGGCAGATGTGGATGAAGGCCTGACAGCCAGTGCAATTATCGAAAAAGCTATAGGTTCTCCTGTAACAGTCAAAAATGTAGTGCAAACTTCGGATCGATCTAGGTTATCTATTGCATTAGAAACAGAAGGGGAAATCACTCAATCATACCTGAACTTACTGGGATTTAGTGATTCGTCTATAACGCAGAGAGGTGACACCTATGAAATTACAATTTACACAACCAAACAGCAATTAATATCCACCTATCTTTCTGAGGAATTTGGTTCTGAAGTGGTACCTTATGCGACTCCTGATGGGATTGAGTATGAAATAAGAACCAAAGCAGACCAGGAAACGGTTGAAAGTTTGCTTGAAGATGTCAATGGTTTCCTGCTTACTGATGAAAACGGTAATAAAATCTACCGGCAGGGTGTACGTACAGAGACAAGAGATCTTACGGTGGATATACTCAGTGAAAAATTCAATGCCCTGGGTCTGAGAGACATACCAGTGCGCACTGTTGGCGATGACTACATACTGATCGATTTTGCAGGTGTGGACCTGACAACTGCTAAAGAAATTGCACAGCAGCCAGGTAAATTTGAAATAAGAATGCAGGTTGAGGGTAATAATACAAGGCATGTACTTTATGGTGATTCCATATCCAGTGTGGGTATTCCTTCTCAACAAGACGGTCAGTGGTATACTCCATTCACACTTAGCAGGGAAGGTGCAGTGGCCCTGCAGCAGGTAGCGATAGAAACAGGCGCAGTGAATGATCCTAACTCCCATTGGCTTTATATGTATCTGGATGACGAAGAAGTGTATGGTGCACCTCTCAGCCCATCAGCTGCTTCCTCTCTACGTACTACTCCAATTGCTTCCTGGCAGGCATCCACTGGTGTTGATGAAGATAGCAAGACACAGGCCGAGCAACTCCAAATTCACCTGCGTGCAGGAGCCCTGCCGGTCAATGTGGAGCTCGTAGGCTCCGGACAGGTCGATGCCTCCCTGGGAGATCAGTTTAAACTGCAGGCGATTATTGCAGGATTACTTTCTATGCTTGCAGTTGCCGGTGTAGTCTACCGTCGTTATGGTAAAAAACAGATTCTTGTGCCTATGGTGGCCACTTCTGTTAGTGAAGTACTCATGATCCTCGGGTTTGCTGCAGCTGTGGGATGGCAACTTGATCTTCCAAGCATTGCCGGTATAATAGCAGTGATAGGTACGGGTATCGATCACCTTGTGATAATTACCGACGAGGTGCTCTATGAGGGTAAATTACCCCCGACAAAGGTTTACCTTTCGAGGATTACCCGGGCTTTCAGCATAATCTTTGCAGCCGCTGCAACCACTATTATTGCAATGTCGCCTCTGGTTGTCATGGGCTTTGGGGCCCTGAAGGGTTTCGCCATAACCACCATTGTCGGTGTATTGATCGGTGTACTTATTGCCCGTCCGGTATACGGTAAGGTGATAAAAGAAGTACTTCAGGAAGACGGAGAGGTGCAATGA
- a CDS encoding tRNA uridine(34) 5-carboxymethylaminomethyl modification radical SAM/GNAT enzyme Elp3 has translation MSDEGDFAKACRKLVELVLEDSTLDKVQFNRKKLNISRQYGLSTLPRNSDVIAAASEGEKEFVRSLLRRKPVRTISGVAVIAVMTSPAPCPHGICVPCPGGPASSFESPQSYMGREPAAMRGIQYEYDPYRIVHARLKQLQEIGHEVDKAELIVMGGTFTSRNMDYQEWFTKRCLEAMNDFKGHQWRDSVHNVYGYIPIEDVQEANESSAVRNIGITYETRPDWTSPVEVDRLLDFGATKVEIGVQSVYDFVLSRMRRGHTVADTAEANRVLRDSALKVGFHIMPRLPGSDNERDLRAFKKLFSDSRFMPDFLKIYPTLVTEGTELEKMWRAGKYAPLYDEEAVELLADIKAILPKWVRLQRIQRDIPAQQILAGVKKSNIRQLAGQRLIQKGGKCRCIRCREVGHNILKERPPSIEDIEFMVQSYSSCGGQEHFLSFEDVSQDILIGFLRLRFPHNPHRPELDNSALVRELHVYGSMVVVGGSAKDQDWQHRGYGLRLISEAEKMAKDAGFEKLSVISGIGVREYYRKLGYVLEGPYMVKYL, from the coding sequence ATGTCTGATGAGGGTGATTTTGCTAAAGCTTGCAGGAAACTTGTTGAGCTGGTTCTTGAAGATTCCACATTGGATAAGGTGCAGTTCAACAGGAAAAAGCTGAACATTAGCAGGCAATATGGTCTGTCAACCCTGCCTCGTAATTCCGATGTGATAGCCGCTGCCTCTGAAGGTGAAAAGGAATTTGTGCGCAGCCTACTGCGGCGTAAGCCTGTAAGAACGATATCCGGGGTGGCTGTTATTGCGGTTATGACATCTCCCGCACCCTGTCCTCACGGTATCTGTGTGCCCTGCCCCGGCGGGCCTGCATCTTCTTTTGAATCTCCCCAGAGTTATATGGGAAGGGAACCTGCTGCCATGAGGGGCATACAGTATGAGTATGACCCCTACAGGATAGTGCACGCACGTCTGAAACAGTTGCAGGAAATCGGGCACGAAGTCGATAAGGCAGAACTTATAGTCATGGGGGGTACGTTCACCTCCCGTAATATGGATTACCAGGAATGGTTCACCAAACGTTGTCTTGAGGCAATGAATGATTTTAAGGGGCATCAATGGCGTGATAGCGTCCATAATGTTTACGGCTATATTCCTATTGAAGATGTACAGGAGGCCAATGAAAGTTCTGCGGTTCGCAACATAGGTATAACATATGAGACGCGTCCTGACTGGACATCTCCTGTGGAGGTAGACCGGCTTCTGGATTTTGGTGCTACAAAAGTGGAAATTGGGGTGCAAAGTGTATACGATTTTGTACTTTCAAGGATGCGTCGGGGCCATACAGTTGCCGACACCGCTGAGGCTAACCGCGTATTGCGCGATAGTGCCCTGAAAGTAGGCTTCCATATAATGCCCCGTCTTCCGGGTTCGGATAATGAGCGGGACCTGCGGGCATTTAAGAAACTGTTCAGTGACTCGCGTTTCATGCCGGATTTCCTGAAGATCTATCCCACTCTTGTAACCGAAGGTACAGAGCTTGAAAAAATGTGGAGGGCAGGCAAGTACGCTCCCCTCTATGATGAAGAAGCTGTGGAACTGCTTGCTGACATAAAAGCAATACTTCCCAAGTGGGTGCGGCTACAACGTATCCAGCGGGATATTCCTGCACAGCAGATATTGGCCGGTGTGAAAAAAAGTAATATTCGCCAGCTTGCAGGCCAGCGACTTATACAAAAAGGTGGCAAATGCAGGTGTATACGTTGCAGGGAAGTTGGCCATAATATCCTGAAAGAAAGGCCACCTTCAATAGAAGATATTGAATTTATGGTGCAATCCTATTCTTCCTGTGGTGGGCAGGAACATTTCCTCTCTTTTGAGGATGTCAGTCAGGACATCTTGATTGGATTTTTGAGGTTGAGGTTTCCGCACAATCCACATCGACCGGAACTTGATAATTCGGCTCTTGTACGGGAATTACATGTTTATGGTTCAATGGTTGTCGTCGGTGGATCTGCAAAGGATCAAGACTGGCAGCACAGGGGTTATGGTCTCAGGTTGATTTCTGAGGCTGAGAAAATGGCAAAAGATGCCGGTTTTGAAAAACTCAGTGTTATCAGTGGGATTGGAGTGCGTGAATATTACCGGAAACTGGGGTATGTACTGGAAGGTCCGTATATGGTAAAATATCTGTAA
- a CDS encoding protein translocase subunit SecF, producing MSLIIGKFDNFIKSHTDRQIVAIPIAIFVIALLIMGFTYSTSGTPVNLGMEFKGGTMISFQTDESTGELESNYMDYPLVDIRKTGDRAVLQFGPMEKNLQLEVEKDIISAYSSVEIQQVGAIYGEDLQLQALQALLLSLLGMSVVIFLVFRNFIPSLAVVISSISDICIAAALMTLAGVELSLGTVAALLMIIGYSVDSDVLLTTRMFKRRGSANEKISLAMHTGLTMTSTTLAAVVAMYMVSTYSYVLIPSLSQMTLLSDISIVLIFGLLADIINTWLLNTGIIRWYSKRNPKVVKS from the coding sequence ATGTCATTAATTATTGGTAAATTTGACAATTTCATAAAAAGCCATACTGACAGGCAAATTGTGGCAATACCAATTGCAATATTTGTGATTGCTTTACTCATTATGGGTTTTACTTATTCCACGTCGGGGACTCCTGTAAACTTGGGTATGGAGTTTAAGGGTGGAACAATGATCTCCTTCCAGACTGATGAAAGCACTGGGGAACTGGAGTCAAATTACATGGACTATCCTCTTGTAGATATCCGCAAAACCGGTGATAGAGCAGTTCTTCAATTTGGACCTATGGAAAAGAATCTTCAATTGGAAGTTGAAAAAGACATAATTTCTGCGTATTCCTCTGTAGAAATCCAGCAGGTCGGAGCTATCTACGGGGAAGATTTGCAGTTACAAGCTCTTCAGGCTTTACTCCTTTCACTACTTGGTATGTCAGTAGTGATTTTTTTGGTCTTTCGCAATTTTATACCTTCTTTAGCAGTGGTTATATCTTCAATATCTGACATTTGTATAGCAGCTGCATTGATGACCCTTGCAGGAGTTGAACTTTCCCTGGGAACAGTGGCAGCACTTTTGATGATAATTGGTTATTCTGTGGATAGTGATGTTTTACTCACGACACGTATGTTTAAACGCCGTGGTTCTGCAAATGAAAAAATATCTCTCGCCATGCATACTGGACTTACAATGACTTCCACAACCCTTGCTGCGGTTGTTGCAATGTATATGGTTTCGACTTATTCCTATGTATTGATTCCCTCATTATCGCAAATGACTCTCCTTTCTGACATTTCGATTGTATTGATATTCGGTCTGCTTGCCGATATCATAAACACCTGGCTTCTAAACACAGGTATTATACGGTGGTATTCAAAGAGAAACCCAAAGGTGGTGAAGTCATGA
- a CDS encoding ParA family protein yields MKDTFTIAVHSPRGGTGKTSVAINLACAYAKEGKDVCLLDMDLKSPSAFNGMFPPSDKWINDIFDYKKNIREVIVDSSKSIASEARFYVGYSNPEISAIREFSSKDRKWQSNALKALIQSKKNLQKEGFDVVIMDTSPGVDFTSANIVASSDYVLMVVKPNEYCLTNIKQAIDGIYTPLGKKCGIVENMCLNEQSLQMSKKYGVPVLTSIPCMCEVSMHGLSKVFTVKEPSHPFSSAIDRLKNSINY; encoded by the coding sequence ATGAAAGATACGTTTACAATTGCAGTCCACTCTCCACGTGGAGGTACGGGAAAAACAAGTGTTGCTATCAATCTTGCGTGTGCTTATGCAAAAGAAGGTAAGGATGTTTGTTTGCTTGATATGGACCTGAAATCTCCCAGCGCATTCAATGGTATGTTCCCTCCCTCGGATAAGTGGATAAATGATATTTTTGATTACAAGAAAAACATACGGGAAGTAATAGTCGACAGTTCAAAAAGCATTGCTTCTGAGGCTCGTTTTTATGTAGGTTACTCCAATCCCGAAATTTCTGCTATCAGGGAATTTTCTTCAAAGGACAGGAAATGGCAATCAAATGCACTCAAAGCATTGATTCAATCCAAAAAAAATCTTCAAAAGGAAGGTTTTGATGTTGTAATTATGGATACAAGTCCCGGGGTGGATTTCACATCGGCCAATATTGTGGCAAGCAGTGATTACGTTCTGATGGTAGTAAAACCCAATGAATACTGTCTCACAAACATAAAGCAGGCGATTGATGGAATATATACTCCTCTGGGCAAAAAATGTGGGATTGTGGAAAACATGTGTCTTAATGAACAATCATTACAAATGAGCAAAAAATATGGAGTTCCTGTGCTTACTTCGATTCCATGCATGTGTGAGGTATCCATGCATGGCCTCTCCAAAGTATTTACTGTCAAAGAACCTTCCCATCCTTTTTCCAGTGCTATTGATAGATTGAAGAATAGTATCAATTATTAA
- a CDS encoding AAA family ATPase, with translation MKDLWTLKYRPQDLDDFVGNEKAISVMQHLASSGKLPHLVVHGPAGSGKASAVFALARGIYGDNFEHNFTYFNASDFFDQGKRYLVRDKRFVRFLGTDDPKKIRSSVISIFKDLVNEYASMGSIDADYKIIFVDSAESLNESAQHALRRIMERYSRTCRFIFSTTQPSRLISPLRSRGLQLFFTYVSDEELVGFLGDVAGSEGLAYDREALGGLARHCKGNVDCALRLLQSAALQYAGEKLSADIIFEVVMEDVPEGISSLQEAISAADFPLARKAIDKMLIEEGMSGVEIVRHLYRVVSDTGESPAILAQILLKIADADLNVRNSANDRIHLERLVTEMANV, from the coding sequence ATGAAAGATCTCTGGACATTGAAATACAGGCCACAGGATCTGGATGATTTTGTAGGAAATGAAAAGGCAATATCGGTAATGCAACATCTGGCTTCTTCCGGGAAATTGCCTCATCTTGTAGTCCACGGTCCTGCAGGAAGTGGGAAGGCCTCTGCTGTATTTGCCCTTGCAAGAGGCATCTATGGTGATAATTTTGAGCACAACTTCACCTATTTCAATGCCTCAGATTTTTTCGATCAGGGTAAACGTTATCTTGTAAGGGACAAACGTTTTGTGCGTTTTCTGGGGACGGATGATCCCAAAAAGATCAGGTCAAGTGTTATTTCGATATTTAAGGACCTGGTAAATGAATATGCCAGTATGGGTTCAATCGATGCGGATTATAAGATTATATTTGTCGATAGTGCGGAATCCCTCAACGAAAGCGCCCAGCATGCTTTGCGCCGGATCATGGAACGCTACAGTCGCACCTGCAGGTTCATTTTTTCCACAACTCAGCCCTCAAGACTCATTTCTCCCCTGCGCTCCCGTGGATTGCAATTATTTTTCACCTACGTGTCGGATGAAGAACTAGTAGGTTTCCTTGGTGATGTTGCTGGTAGTGAGGGTCTTGCTTATGACCGAGAAGCCCTTGGAGGTCTTGCACGTCATTGTAAGGGCAATGTGGATTGTGCCCTGCGGCTTCTCCAGTCTGCAGCTCTCCAATACGCCGGCGAAAAACTATCTGCAGACATAATCTTTGAAGTAGTAATGGAAGATGTCCCCGAGGGCATTTCTTCCCTTCAGGAAGCTATCTCAGCTGCGGATTTCCCCCTGGCACGTAAAGCGATTGATAAAATGCTTATTGAAGAAGGTATGTCCGGAGTGGAAATTGTCAGGCATTTGTATCGGGTTGTGAGTGATACCGGTGAATCTCCCGCAATCCTTGCCCAGATCCTGTTGAAGATTGCAGATGCTGACCTGAATGTCAGGAATTCTGCTAACGACAGGATACATCTTGAACGATTGGTCACGGAGATGGCCAATGTCTGA
- the tpiA gene encoding triose-phosphate isomerase, with amino-acid sequence MDSPLIVVNFKTYSQGTGEAAVKIAAACRDVAAEAGVTIGVAPQLCDIYRVASQVDVPVYAQHVDGVSPGSNTGHVMASCVQQAGAVGCLINHSERRLNLADIEASVSAARAEGLTTIVCTNNIPTTAAAAALAPEYVAVEPPELIGTGVPVSQADPDVVKGSVEAVKRINPDVQVLCGAGISRGEDLTAAMDLGSVGVLLASGIVKAEDPRSALEDLVSPL; translated from the coding sequence ATGGACTCGCCCCTGATAGTTGTGAACTTCAAAACCTATTCACAGGGTACAGGTGAGGCAGCAGTAAAAATTGCTGCTGCTTGCAGGGATGTAGCCGCAGAAGCGGGAGTGACCATTGGAGTTGCTCCCCAACTTTGTGACATCTACAGGGTTGCTTCTCAGGTGGATGTACCTGTCTATGCTCAGCATGTGGATGGTGTTTCACCGGGTAGCAATACAGGCCACGTAATGGCTTCCTGTGTACAACAGGCAGGGGCTGTGGGTTGTCTTATCAATCATTCCGAACGCAGGCTCAACCTTGCTGATATTGAAGCATCGGTGAGTGCAGCACGGGCTGAAGGCCTGACCACGATCGTGTGTACCAATAATATTCCCACAACAGCAGCAGCTGCTGCCCTGGCTCCGGAATATGTTGCGGTGGAACCTCCCGAACTTATTGGCACGGGTGTACCGGTTTCTCAGGCTGACCCGGATGTTGTGAAAGGCTCGGTTGAAGCTGTAAAAAGAATAAATCCTGATGTTCAGGTTTTGTGTGGGGCGGGTATTTCCCGGGGAGAAGACCTCACCGCTGCAATGGATCTTGGTTCTGTAGGCGTTCTGCTTGCATCAGGTATAGTAAAGGCAGAAGATCCCAGGTCAGCCCTGGAAGATCTTGTCAGCCCTCTTTAA